Within the Sphingomonas sp. IW22 genome, the region TATCGGCATTGAACGACTTGGTCTCCTGAAACGAAATGGCGACAAGATCATCCCACAATGCGATCCCTTCGCGCACCAGTTCGCGCTGACCGGCATTCAGGATCGAAAACGCTTCTTCATCGAACGCCTCGGTAAAGGCGATCGTGCTGGTCGCGTTGACATAGTAACTGTTGACCAATTCCTCGTAATTTGCCCAGAAGCCGAAATTGAGGACACCATCCGACAACTCGCCGTAATTGTCGAGATACCAGTTATATCCGGTGCGGTTCAGATTTACTGCCGCCTGACCGACGGTGTAGATCGGCTTGTCGTTGTAAGTGCCCCCCGCAAACGGATCGAGAGACAGGCTTTCCGGCGTCTCACCACCCACGCCTGGCCAGTCGCGTTCGACCACGACATCCGCAATCTTCTCGATCATTTTAAACCCTTCCCTGTTGCAAACCTTATTGTCCGACCCGGTCGGCGCGTCGTGCGCCAAGGCAGAAAGCGGTTCAGCGCGCGGCCGATAAGCGCGTCGTCATCCTCACCCGGCCGGGCGGTAAAGTGGCGCGGTACCAGCATGCCCTGCGCATCATCGAACGAGGCGGCACGTTCGGCTGACAGGGCGACCTGCGCCCGACCGGCGGTGTCGCGGCCAAACACAGCGTGTATGATCAGCGTGGCCGGGGATAATTGCCCGGCATCGTCGGTTACCGGAAAGGGCGCGACCGCTGCGGCCAGCGTCGCAAAGCGGGCGCAACGGTCGCTCCCTTCGCCTTCGCAGCGAATGGTGATGTCCCGGACGCCCTGCCACAGTGGCGCGATCTGGCGGGGCGATTCGTTCGCCGCCGCCTGAGCGGACGCGACTGTCAGAAAAGCAATCGGCAGCAAGTGCATATGCCGAACTCCGCCACGAACAGCCGGAGCATAACGTTAAAATTTCGGTAACCAAAGCGACAAAATGGACCGAACGCCCCGCATTGCACCGCAACCAGATACGGGCTGGCCGCATGTAAATTGCAATTTTTTGTTTTGGATCGAATCAAATCTGTAAAAGGGTCCGCTATCGGAGCGAGGGCTTGCAATGAACGTTGCCGACATTGGTTCGTCGCAGGCCACCGCGCTCCCGTCGCTGGCGGTCGATGTTTATGGCCAGGAGCGGTCACTCAACCTGTTGCAGGCCATCAGGCTGCTGCGCTCACATGGCGGGCGTTACCGCGCGGTGGCGCTGATCCGGCTTGCTCAGCATTTCGACCGCCCGCGACGGCGCCGGTTTCGCGACTGGGCCAATCGTCAGTTGCGGCGCGATTTCGGCTGTTTCGTGCAGCCGGGGGCGCAAATCGGTCCCGGATTGAAGCTGCCACACCCGTCCGGCATCGTGATCGGCACGGGCGCCCGCATTGGCAGCAACTGCACTATCTATCACCAAGTAACATTGGGTGGCGCACGACGCGGCGATTTCAAGGCTAATCGGTATCCCTCGGTCGGCGACGACGTCGTCCTTTATGCCGGAGCAAAACTCTTGGGCGGCATCCGCGTGGGCAATCATGTCGAAGTTGGCGCCAATGCCGTTGTGCGCTGCGACGTTCCTGACAACAGTGTCGCAGTCGGCATACCTGCGCGCATCATTTCACGCACCGCCACTTGTTACGAACAGGCGCTGCAAGCCTATTCCTGATCCACCACAGCCATTGGATTATCGCCACGCGGCAGCCGGCAGAGCCAGCGTGCGATACGCCCATGCCCCTCTTTGCACAACATAGTTGAAATATAGCTTTTATTCCATTGTATAGAATGGACAAGTTTGTGAGCCGGATTTTACAAGAGTTTGGTTGACATTTTCTTAACGGAAGCATATTAGCGCCAATTAGCGTAGCCCCTGTGTCTAAGGGCGATTGAGAACACATTCCTCGAATCGACTGGAGGCTCTAATGGCATTTCGTGATAACAGCACGCTGATTTCCACGGCGACGGTATTCAACGTCTTAGCTAATAATGCGGACGACGTTTATGATTCGGACGTGATAGGAAATGCCGTCGCTTTCGTAATCGAAAATGGTCTCGTTGGCGACGACACCTTCCTGAATTTCACCAGCAACGATTCCATCCTCAACAGCACAAAGATTTTTGACGGCAATGGCGACGGCTTTGTTGCCTTTGGCCCGAACGGCGTGCTGGATATCGATCGCACGACAAACAAGAATGCGGGGCCTGACCAGCTTCAGGTCGTCGGCGTCATCGAGCTGCGCTATCTGAATGAGAAGAGCGGCAATCACGTCTATGCTGACGCCGACACGCTGCGAAACCTGTTCGACACCTTCGGTCAGTCGAATGTCGTCGAAGGCGATGTCGGCGACGACAATATCGATCTGAGCAGTGGCGCAAAGGTGCTGCTGCATGACAATGCGTTGGGCTTGAACCTGGGCAGCGATACCGTCACCGGCTTTGGCGACGATGACCTGTTCGTTACCACCAGCCTGCTGTTTGACAACACCGGCAACGGCGTCGTCACCTTTGGCGGTAACGATGTGCTCGACACCTCGGGTGCCGAAGGTCCGCAGGAAAGCGATCCCTCGACCGGCCCGGGCGGCCAAGTCGACTTCGCCGGCATTGATGGTCTTGCCTATCTGGGCACGAACGAAATCGACGGTGTGACCTATTATTATTACGGGACAGAAACAACCACGGTTAATCCGTTCGACGAAGCCTGATCCCTCCTTCTCCGGGAAGAGGCCTGTTTCCCTGGGGAAACGGGTCTCTTTCGGTTTTCGCGGGCGAACATTGAAAAACCCCGCGCCGGTTGCCCGACGCGGGGTTTTTATTTCGATCCGTTTTAGGACCGGTGGGTTAGGTTATGCCCATCCGGGCGATCAGAAGCTCAGATCGTTCGCATCGGTGTTCGTCGAGCCGACCATCGAGTAGACATAATAGGTCACGTCGTTGCGGATGACCGCGCCATCGAATTCCAGCGTGTCGATCAACGCGCCGTTCATGCCCTTCAGCACGACATTGCCCTGATCGCCCGGCAGCGTGATGTTGCCGTTGCTGCGGATGATGATGTTGTCACCATTGCCATCGTT harbors:
- a CDS encoding serine O-acetyltransferase, yielding MNVADIGSSQATALPSLAVDVYGQERSLNLLQAIRLLRSHGGRYRAVALIRLAQHFDRPRRRRFRDWANRQLRRDFGCFVQPGAQIGPGLKLPHPSGIVIGTGARIGSNCTIYHQVTLGGARRGDFKANRYPSVGDDVVLYAGAKLLGGIRVGNHVEVGANAVVRCDVPDNSVAVGIPARIISRTATCYEQALQAYS